Below is a genomic region from Pleomorphomonas sp. T1.2MG-36.
GCCATGCTGCACGGCTGGCTCAAGAAGGGGATGAGCCCCAAGACGGTGGCGATCGTCGATCCGCACATCGGTTCCGAAGCCTTCTCGATGCTGATCGAATACTCGATCACGCACTACAAGGACGCCGGCGATATCTCCGAGCCGGCCGACGTGGTGATGCTCGCCGTCAAGCCGCAGCAGATGGGCGAAGCCTTGCCGGCGCTGAAGCGCGTGGTCGGTCCTTCGACGCTGGTGGTGTCGATCGCCGCCGGCACGACGCTGGCCAATCTCGCGGCGGCGATCGGCGACGGGCCGATCATCCGCGTCATGCCGAACACGCCGGCCCAGGTGGGGCAGGGCATGTCGGTGGCCGTCGGCAATGCCGCCGTCACCGAGGCGCATCGACGCGTCGTGACGAGCCTGCTCAACACCGTCGGCAAGTCGGCCTGGATCCAGGACGAGTCGCTGATCGATGCCGTGACCGGCCTGTCGGGCAGCGGGCCCGCCTATGTCTTCCTGCTGGTCGAGGCGATGGCGGCGGCAGGCGAGAAGGCCGGGCTCGCGCC
It encodes:
- the proC gene encoding pyrroline-5-carboxylate reductase; translated protein: MPFSEIGSLVLVGAGKMGGAMLHGWLKKGMSPKTVAIVDPHIGSEAFSMLIEYSITHYKDAGDISEPADVVMLAVKPQQMGEALPALKRVVGPSTLVVSIAAGTTLANLAAAIGDGPIIRVMPNTPAQVGQGMSVAVGNAAVTEAHRRVVTSLLNTVGKSAWIQDESLIDAVTGLSGSGPAYVFLLVEAMAAAGEKAGLAPDLAMLLARQTVVGAGALLGGVPTDAATLRKNVTSPGGTTAAGLAVLMGEEGWQPLVDAAIAAAAHRSRELAG